Below is a window of Propionispora hippei DSM 15287 DNA.
AACAACACTTCTGCGCGATCATCCTCCCTATTGATTGGGCGGGTTGGTCCTTTGATCAGCCGGACCGACGCATCGGTATTTAAGCCCACAATAAGGCAGTCTCCTAGTTCACGAGCCGCCGCTAAGTAACGGACATGACCTACGTGCAATATATCAAAACAGCCGTTGGTAAAGACAACTTTTTTACCAGCGGCTTTTAACTTGTCAGACAACAAGGCAATTTGCTCGCGTGGAACAGCACTCATGGGTAAATCCTCCCTATCCCTGCTCACTCATTCCTGATGATTTCCTATAGCTTCTTTTAATTCCACCGGATCAACAGTAGCCGTTCCCAGTTTTCGTACTACAATTCCGGCTGCAAAATTGGACAGCCTGGCAGCATCATAATATATCGCACCAGCAGCTAGAGCCAGCGTCATAGCTGCCACCACCGTATCACCGGCACCGGTTACATCATAAACCTCACTCTTATTGGTTACTGGGATATCACTAATCCTACCGTTCTTTTCAAACAGGGTCATGCCATCAGGACCGCGACTGATTAATACCGCTTCCGCATCCAGATGCTCTAAGATGATTTTTCCGGCTTGACGTAA
It encodes the following:
- the rfaE2 gene encoding D-glycero-beta-D-manno-heptose 1-phosphate adenylyltransferase yields the protein MSAVPREQIALLSDKLKAAGKKVVFTNGCFDILHVGHVRYLAAARELGDCLIVGLNTDASVRLIKGPTRPINREDDRAEVLLALKSVDYVVLFGEPTANEVIVAIRPDVYAKGGDYAAKDLPEAQVVETYGGKTVLLPMVEGKSSTRIINKIKE